GAAATAACAAGCTTTTTGTAATGAAAACTTGTCTTTCAAACGGTGCTATTGCATGTTGAGAAGACATTAGAAGTATCACATTGGATGGGAGATACCAATTCtgatataatattaaacattgCCAGCCAAGCAAGAGTATTGAACTATTAATAGATACAGAAATAGCCAGATGGTCGCTACTTGATCTTCTTGGTTTCCTGCTGGCAGAGGCAAGCCTGTTTGGTGAGGTTCTTGATCCAGGTTCCGTAGCGATTCACTCTGGCATAGACGCCAGGATAACCGGCCTTGGCACAGCCCTCGCCCCACGAGACCACGCCGGCGATCTGATGCTCTCGCGTTCCGCTGGCCACGATGTGCAAAGGACCTCCACTGTCACCCTGGCACGAGTCCTTGCCACCCTCGTCGTATCCGCCACACAGCATGTTATCCGTGATCTTGTTGCCATAGCGACTCTTGCGGCATTCGTCCTGCGATAGAATGGGCACTTGAACCTCCTgcaaaaaataatattcaGATACATTTATATTGCTTTTTATACTTCAATCTTAAGTTCGCTCACCTGAAGGGTATCGGAAGTGGGTCCACCAACTTTGAGTGCTCCCCAGCCAGTGACGATGCCATTCTCGCCCTTGAAACTTCTGCCCGGCGTTGGCATACAAACGGGATGGAGCACCTCGTTGAACTCCACTGGCTCATCCAACTTGATGATGGCTATATCGTTGTCATAGTTCCGGGCATTATACTTGGGATGCGTGATCACCTCGGACACCTTGCGGTCGATCTTTTGCATGTGCGACATCTTGCGATCATGTTCGAGTAATCTCACCGAGATTCTTTCCTTTCGGAAACCATAGACGCAATGCGATGCGGTCAACAGAAATTGATCGTTGAGCAAGGAGGCGGCGCAATAGAACCTTCCGCCATATAGCAACATGGCCACCCAGGGATACTGATGAACCTCCGTTTCCTGACCACCGACGATTCTCTTCTGTATATTGGCTATTCCGCAGACGCAGTCGCTGCAATTCCTCGGCGGATTCAAAGTGGGCGGGGCCGGAGTGGTTGCCCTCCTGGTTGTAGTGGTGCTGGAAGATGGGGCTGGTGTGGTGGTTGATGTCGTGGAAGCCGCGTCCGGCATCATGGAGCTGCTGCTCAAGGTGGCCAGAGTGGCATTTTCCGAATCCGAGCTGCCGGGACGTTGTGGCAATAGTGAGAGAACCCATTGGATAAATGTGTTCTGCGATTGTTTCAGCAGGGGATTCGCTGCCGTTTGGTTCGTTGCATGATCCTGGCTGGCTGATTGGATTGGACCGCAGCTTAAGGCCAGGCAGATCAGCAGACACAACCAGGCTCGATTCATTTCTCTAGTCTTTTTCCGGCTTTCTCCACAGCGACACCACCGATTCACTCGCGTGGCTCTCGGCGAACTGATCGCCCAGCCGCTTGGCCAGCATTTGAAAGCGGCATTTCACCCAAAAAAAAGTGGTTCTGGCCGGTGGCACGTCCACTTTGCCAATCCAATCCGCACAGAGAGAAACACAGGTATACTCTATAcctataaatttattttagccTATATTGAAGCTTTCTATATATTATAAACGACTAATACTAATAACATAATATTTATACTAATATTTAGGGTAGTATCAATGGTAATGCTTCTATAACTTGCatgtacatttttaatttattttatatacaaaGTATACTTCCCAAACTTGGTGAGAATTTCTCGCGGTGCATTCTCGCACTCCCCttgaatttgcatttgtattCTGCGCATGCGTGGGCGCCTCAGGGCATCCACACTATCCACCGCTTGACCATGATACTTCACTCGGTTGGCTGGCAAGTAAAACTCAACAGAATCGGAGCCACTCATCCACAAAAGTGGGCTTTTGTTGTAATTTGCGCCACTGAAGTAGCGAAAGTTTTTTTCTCGCTTCAAACTTattgaaatgaatttttttgCTTCTTTTCCGTCCAATCGATCGCTCGGCGACGCATCGTAATTTTACTTTCTTTTGATTCATATTATTGGGGCTACTTCTCGGCGATTTTGTGGGTCGGCTGGTTCCGTGTTTGTGTGTCGACAGCTATAACAGCTGACAataaaaaaacagcaacaatgcCACTGACAACAATAAATTTGTGGCACTGTTTACATTTACATCGTTTACGTGGTTGGCTTTGCCAATTTGGCCGACTCATGGAGCTTGGGGCGTTTTAAAAACAGGCTGATATGTGGGTTAAGAACTGTGATCTTACGTAGAAGAATTCCAAAAGGCTTCGAGTTTTATTCAGTATGTAAATTGCT
This genomic interval from Drosophila mauritiana strain mau12 chromosome 2R, ASM438214v1, whole genome shotgun sequence contains the following:
- the LOC117137254 gene encoding trypsin-1, whose product is MNRAWLCLLICLALSCGPIQSASQDHATNQTAANPLLKQSQNTFIQWVLSLLPQRPGSSDSENATLATLSSSSMMPDAASTTSTTTPAPSSSTTTTRRATTPAPPTLNPPRNCSDCVCGIANIQKRIVGGQETEVHQYPWVAMLLYGGRFYCAASLLNDQFLLTASHCVYGFRKERISVRLLEHDRKMSHMQKIDRKVSEVITHPKYNARNYDNDIAIIKLDEPVEFNEVLHPVCMPTPGRSFKGENGIVTGWGALKVGGPTSDTLQEVQVPILSQDECRKSRYGNKITDNMLCGGYDEGGKDSCQGDSGGPLHIVASGTREHQIAGVVSWGEGCAKAGYPGVYARVNRYGTWIKNLTKQACLCQQETKKIK